GTAGCTACAAAATTTGAGAACTCACTATAAAATAGTAAGGCAATAAGAAAAAAAGAACGTCTTGTGCGtgcaaaacaagaagaaaaataacacaagaagccTTGCAGAAACACCGCTCTCAATCGTAATCCATCAGAACTTGTACTTGGGAATTACATATGCCGATATAAGTCTTCTAGATCTAAAACAGGACTCCAATGAGAAACAATGTCATTGAAGATGCTAACCAAGTTCCTGCAAAAGAAACAGTAAACAAACCATTAATTCATGATTAGAACGTGAAACTGATTAAACTAATTTCATTCCGTTACTAGAAAAGAGTTTCTATTATTTTTTTAGTTTGGCCCAAAAATTGATgcattttttttccagaaacgaAAATAGTATATTATCTAAATAAATTGAGCAACAGACATTGCAAGTATATCTTAGTGATGCAAGTAAAAAACTTACTCATATGCCATGGAAGAATCTTTTGTCCGTCATTTCTCATAGAAGCCGAAGCATAACAATCAGAAGTACTATTTACTCCACCAACACAGCTACATATGAAAGCGTTATAAGTTCCGGTATACCCACAAACTCCATTACTTTTCTCACAAATACTACAAGCACTAGGAAAATCATTTTTGACACTGAATCTATATTTAAGACCAATACCGTACTTCCACCCCTGTGGGTTCGAATCTTTGCCGTTAAAACTATAAATCGAAGCATAAGAACTACATTCTAGCTTCTGCAAATCTATTTCATAAGCTGGTCCTAAATCAAGTGGTGTGTAAACGCAACAAGTAGAGATTGGCAGATTCAGTCGACTTATTGTTGGACATGAATATAAGAGACTACAAATAGGTCCGCCTTCGCGGTCACAGAGCGGAACGATATTACCACTGCCGGCAGTAGTACTATTAGTGCCATTTCCGTTAAGACTAGTTCTTGAAGTGTAAAGTGGCGAAGAAGCTGTTGAACAATCAAGAAGAGCAAAAACATTACTATCAAGAAACGTAAATGGTGCGTCCCAGTCTAAACCGAAACCTTTACTGGGTTGAGAAGATGAACAAGTTGACATCGATGGATCTTGAATATAAATGGTTAGATTGGTATAATCAATACTGGTAATGCGGTAAGTTCCGGTATGGGTGTTAAGCATGAGTTTTTTTTGCGCGCGATCACATGTTACGAACTTTTGAAATCTTGGGTCACCGCAGCCTTGTCCACTACCAAATGGGTATTTGAGTTTTTGATCTCCACATAGTTTTTCACAAGTTTGTGATGAGATTAGTGACGGAAAAAGGGTTATGAAGATGAAGCAAAGATTCAGAGAAATGGAAGAAAATCTTGTAATAAAATGGAgagacttcattttttttttctttctagtgGGTGTGTGTTTGATAAAGAAGGCAAGTGGAGATGAGCTATGAACTTGATAATATGTGCTATATATTGGTATGATGAGCAAGTGTAACGGGCTACGCTGATGTATTCAACGAGTATATAGCTTTGGTCGACACGCATAATCTTCGTGGGGAAAAAAGAAGTAAATTACTGAATTGAAGATTGAGCTCAAGTTATGACATATTAAATCTTACCTTTTTGAAGGGAGAGTACCATGTGCTTTGGTTTTATGGGGATGGGTTTTTGTTAGTTTTGGACCTTTTGGTGGTGGTTAACTTTTGATTTCTTCCCTTGATTTCATTTGCATTGATTAGGAACTTCAAAAGATGCTTTGGTTTCATAAATGTAGAACCGACCGTCTTACATTCTATTATTAATTGACTATTTTCCCGTTGCTGCGCAGCTCCCGCTCAAGTGTCAGTGTCTAAAGCACTGTCGAGTTTTTGAATTTTCACGGTGATAAGGCCTTGAGTAAGGGAGGATTAAGAGGAGTAGGATATAAACGCTATTGCTttcttgagtttttttttcttgatgttattttttttgtgttagcTATTTATGTGCTCTTTgagctttttattttttatgcagTTATTTCTTTAATCCCTTTGGTTGATGGGGGTGGGAGCCTTGAGTCCTTTTTGTAATTCttataattacgtttttttgctttaataaactattggacttagcaaaaaaaaatcatgatgtcCTACAAAATGCGGCAGTTCCTAATGGGGCTTAAAGATCCTATAAAAAGAAGCGGCAAAAATGCAGGTGCAAAGCATTGTTTTGCTTTATACGAGTGGTGAACCACAAGAATTTAGGAACCTCGTGTACTAGATTTGGCGCATTGCATATATAGCGGGTCTTTTTCGAGATCAAGTAGAAcgctgattttgggcataccaaaatctttcaaggcatactcaataaagacaaaaaggattgtgaaatagcaaaatcagatatccccttaacccaaatttttttaaatggcAAATCTactctttacgtattagtgttagtaatctggattagtgattaaatattttgattagtgattaagatattttcagaattataaaggttgtttagatgaaaaaatttgtgggaaaaaaatcaaagttttggttaagaaggagagaaagagaaggagaaagtgagaaaaatttattcttgattcaatggagaatgaggagggtcataattcatataaaaaacctaggaaaatacatatcaactacaacaatgattcccaaatggctgatttcttagattatgagaatgattttacacaaactcaaactcaagctcaaactcaaacacaaactcaagatgatgatttttatgagccaaatccagatgatgggcacatatatgaggaacccaatgcttctaatacacaggtacacttttatcttatgctcaatctcacttctatagctacaaattatcaaaagtttcgatttttgcttcatggttcggcgaaccaggtttaggttcggctgacatctatgagccgaatcaacCAAATGATGAACGGTTTGGCTCAATGAATCTGTTTACAGCATgtgccgaacctataattttaaATTCTCACCCTTTTGCtacacactagttcggcttatatgaaagtttcatagtaagccgaacaacatcctacaTAGCCcggaataagaaaaataatggttcggcttatattgatAATAGCGTATAAGCCAAAACCTCTAAATGtttaaggttcggcacataatttcATTATCttatgagccgaacataaatttattaatttttgggttaaaatattgagtgtggttaggcacatatttagaatatcgtataagccgaaacctgtaaatgttcatgattcggcacataatatgattttcgaatgagccgaaccttgctattataattcttttctagtatttaaccttgtgatattctttgtagatcgtggttggacccatggaaaatcaacctgatccagtagacatgattcacgaggataccaaggatcacttccaaaatgatttggtatgtaagaacttttTGAGCACCTTAAttttgtcggaatattccaaagtttttcttacaaattatttgttttggaatgaacgtagacatggaaaactaaacccgaagttctTGATTGGCTTGAAGAACATGAGATGAAGGTAAATtgcgtactagttaaaggacaacaaagccgatgggatcggtttgaaatgatttgtgagcgtagtggaaccggcgctagcaaggttaaaaagggtattgTATATGtcgggaagaccgggagaaagaataggacgaagacgaagaaaataaatttccctttcaagatcgttttcaacctcaagaataagaccatgaagaaagaagatcaatattggataatgaataaagatatggattgtcgtcataaccacccacgtcccaaagaccttcatggacatgtgaaagtagcgcgactcaaacccgacgagatgctagaagtggataaaatgacacgagcacgtttgccaccttctatgattcttagcaaattgaaggcggacaacaagaataacaagtcgactatgcaaactatctacaatgcaagacaaaagattagaagactcaattttcaaggtaggatggtgatgcaacaagtaatgtggttaggggtgaagaataactacgctttccaaaagaagttggatgacttcggtcaagtcacacaccttttccttgcctacccggaatgcgcccaattggctttatgcttcccacaagttattatattggattacacgtacaagactaataaatgactcaaatgaaactagttttagagtttttcaattgtttatattctcatagaagtatacaagacacaattgaagaaaaatcaatttGGAATGTGTAAGTTTCTTTAGACTAGCCTAAAGACACATGAAAGTGGACAAGTAtttacaccccttgctttaaggtATGTAATCTTACTatcctcatcaggagtgattgtcatctctccaaaaggtaattgaaatgtgtaagtttctggacaaaagcgctcggtaaaggcagaggccgacacactatcatattccttgtGTCCATAATTGATGATAGTCCATAAAGCAATGCGTTGTACGTAAgtaatcacctcaggaacctcttcatcaagactccattctgatgccctctggtgtcttaatactcggactgcacggttgtgatcaggagtctcataaattttcttcgcccaagaatcggcataaccaatcaacacatttcctccatcttccggaagaccatgaggcaaaccatctgatcgaggtgtaattacgtcatcttcatcaggaatgtgtaaaccagtaaTCCGTCGACcatcatcgtccttctctttctcggtttctgccaccttcttacctttcttgtctttcttgggttttccttggggttgtgtttcttgatgaacttcttcatgttcttcttgattatcatcaacttcttcttgtattccaactcttccttgttcagcttcttcttctaaaatgtctcctctacctcccgctcccaatctTTTCTTACCTCCTTCTCGAGGATCGGAAGTTTTAGAATTAGAAGGTGTTACCTCTAAATTTTCACGATccgacgattaaatttccgcgatgatacgatgaaagaaaaaaggaagaagaagaagggttcggcttgctgtggaggaggaagaagaatgggttatgaaactgattttaggtttattgattataggtttttgtattagggttagggatagattagtaatttaaaggatttaagggcatataggtaattgaactaccccatagggtaccccttataaggtcacccaagttaggactagtgctttgtatgcctaggaagatttaggtatgcccaaaattagggttctaagAGAACTAGTTTCCTTCCCTATGATTGACAAATTTAATTTGGAAAATTGGGCTTTGAAGTTTGAAATGAACTCAAagtccagaagaagaagaagataaggtaTGCACGACACTCGTTACCACATGctaattactttttttttcttttttgttaataaaatatttcattAAAAGATATTTTACAAAATGAGTAGACTCGTCTAATATGGAGGTCTGGCCAACCCTCcttatattagatttatctactaataTGTTATGTTGAATACAAGTTGAACGGGTAAACTTCCAACTTAAAACTGAATTTAAAGTCTTGGAAAACTTAGCTAGAGTATCAGAAGCCATATTTCTAATTTAGGAACAAAAGGATGACCCAAAAAGTTGGTGCATTGCCTTgttatcttattttctttatcCAAAATAGTTTTGCTAAGTTAAAAAATATTTGAATTCTTTCCTTGAAGATAGTTGAATAAGCTTTCACAATCTCCTTCTATATTGAAATCCCCGAGCTTCCTCTTCTTATCCCAAACTGGTGCCTGTAAAACTTCTACAACTTCTGCTTCTTATGGGTCTGAACCTGTTAAAAGTCTTGCTCTTCCTCCTGCAAATTGTTAGACCATTTCTTAATCGAACTCACaggtgtttctatatcaagcttgttgtcaaatttattttatcaaaactatatcttgatttctcgtctacatttagtcaagtctcggattaggataaaagtgtgtagttgagaatcagacatcattgcgttctaccgcttgaagacgaagatcaatcgaagcttttggagaacatcttcaacaaaaagtaagtgaagactgaatcgcctatttcttaagttatattcatctttctatctatgagagtATGTCGCATGATTAATTAGATtattgcaagcatatcaagaatttcaaatcaagtttatcttggtaatatcGTTttcgaaatatatataaataagcttaatgaacatttgttcatactttatcatctgaaaatagcctggaacagtgatatgtgtcattgatgttatttaggaatgttttgaattgatgtagagagaaatattgaactattgcaaatctggatacaggacaataTACATACCAGTTTCACATACTGGGAAAACAGTTACAAGtccggagccgcagtacatgtaccataATATATATAGTTCGGCAGAGATTTTTTGatatgcatacccggtatccataccataaaaagtttgtTGCTCGTGAACTAGGAATGGTAGGAATACCAATTATGCATATCGTAAAAGGAACTGTTGGTTTAAAACCATAGTGTTATCCATACCCGTGCAAACCGGAAAAATTTCGTGAGTTCCTGAACTCGTTTTTGTCTtaaaggtacacatacccggtacatgtaccataacAAAAATAGTCACAGACAAGGTAGAATACACGTACTTGCCTTGTcgatattttcagatgcacaaaaaTTATTTCCGTGAGATAATTCGCATTTGAATAAAGAGGgtggatccatggacactcttagatggacaaggtcagatAAGATTTGTgccattttctccgcaaaacccaaaggacaatgaatttaagtctaatatttcgatgatatgttcctcttataaaactgtacattcctacaaaaaaaaaatgaacgcaattcgagatatcaaacctcaccatctatcgatcttaatttcaaccgttaactttGAACTGATGATATTCAAAGGGATAGATGgtggttttatacatctcgaattgcgttcatatttttttttgtaggaatgtagagtcttataataagatcatatcatcaaaatattagatttaaattcattgtcgtttgggttttgcggagaagatggcgcaaatcttgtctgaccttgtccatttaagagtgtccatggatcctccctcttgaataaatctctaacaacactatatagacatgattaatcacattataacctatggttgtgactcaagcttAAAagcttaagtgttatatgaaaataatTAAACTTATGGTTCAACCAGCTAGTCTATGCTAACCGTCCATAACAATGTCTTTATACACGCTTCGGTTACGGtttatcctaaccagagtgtatatcttggaaTGTTAATTCacctaatggtggatattgtttgcttggttccaaagctatctttgcttaaacctaaagcaacctatactttgaaagtACGTATgagggagaacctcaagcaactggaatttttgaatccctgacactattcttgtatATTTGGAACTATACTCAGTACACCTCCCCACTCCAGCGAATATACTTgcacacataaaaaaaaaggtttatAGATCGTACGAAGAAACCAAACAAAAATCgctttttaacattttttttcttcttgagaACCATTAAATAAGCTTCCTCACATGGGGAAGGCTGAAACTAGGGTTGTCAACGGGTACTCATTACCCGGACCCGGTAGATTTGGATCTGATTCCGGATCCTAAATTTGGACCCATTAATAATTTAGGATCTGACGGGTAATTACctgattggacccgaatctaaatgggtccaaacgggtaatagcCGATGGATACAAGTGGATATCGGGTACCCCGTTATTCgctcttttattcatgtttttagcaaaattacaagtattttgctagttttggctcagattttttttttcattttttttcttacatttaatttttatttagtacgctaataaaagaaataataatgaacttttagaaaaataatttagatccaagccaaaaagagaaacaTATTAAGTTTTAAaggttttttttatagttttcttaATACCCAATGAGTACcgggaaccgacgggtacccggaaTTCTTAACGAATCCAGTTCTGGGCCCACAAATTTGGGAAGCGGATCCGACTTTTATAAATAGATCCCGAATCCGGATCTAGTGATActcgggaggacccggacccattgacagccctagctaTAATCAAACCCTTATAATATCATAAATCCTAAACTCATGTACCTAcgttaggggtgtaaattgggtcgGGCCGGGCAGTCTGGCCTAATTATTAAGCGAGACGGTACAAGGAGGGCCAGAACATCTCTTACCCATGAAATTAAAAGGACCGGACGGGCAGAGTTATTTATCTACGGTTAGTACCCATGGCCTGCCCAAGCCTGTTATCTAATTTGGGCTCAGGCGGGTAGGGCCGGGAAGACCTCGAAtattacatacatacatacatatatattattaaaaataaaaagaaattaattgTGGTAATACACAAATTTTACTTTAAATTTATAATCAAATACGAGATTGAGCTGGGAACAAGATTAACCAAgcttcctataatttttcctaCCTTAagttttgctcaatattttctctaaatGGTTAACAAATTTAGATTCCTATGAAGTAAAAGTTAAAGAAATACATACGAGaactatgagggttgactgtattaaATATTTGTACCTCTaggataaaaaaaatgaaaatagttATTTAGGCTAGATAAATGGATAACATTGACGTGCTAATAGGACGGGTAACATTGACGGACAAATAGGGAAGGTATTGGGCCGGACAAGAAAATTTGACTTCTGGCCTGTgcccgccctcttatttaaatgaACTAGATCGGACCAGCCCGTAATGGGCCATGAGCACCCATGGTCTATCATGGAACAGGACGGACGCTACTGGGTCTTGGGTTGCCGGGCAGTTTACACCCTAACCTACGTATAGTCCTCAAAACCACTATCCTattcaatcaagaagaaaatAACATAATTTATTTTCACTAGGCCCCTTAATATTTTGCGGAGACTCACCGTTCTTAAAAAGGGTTACCATTTCCTTCAAACGAGTTGTTTTGGGATTTACATATATTTTTGTGTGATCTTTAGCACGGTTTAGTGTGAATCACTCTTAAACTAATCTAAAAAATGGACCAATCTTGCTAACAAATGGGAATCAAAGCGCATATTACATTTGATCCTGTTTCCAACTGCAGAGGTATTTGTAGGTGTTCCATTACCTTGTCCAAATGTTCCTAGAATGGGACCTCAGCATTGCCTTTATCGAATGCTCCTGATGTTCATGGTCCGAACTCTCAAAAGTGCGGTTACCCTTTCCCCAATCAAAACTACTTAATGAAATGATTTGATTACTTCAATTTAATTTAGTTTAGTATAGAGTTAAGTTGAAGCCACCTCAGTTGTTATTTAGCCCTAAAAAATCCATGTCAAAACTTCACTTGGTCACTATGTCTTATCCGATGCATCTCTCCAACTTAATCACCTCAAAGTTCTAAGTGGGAGCTGCCGTCTTATCCATTTGAacagctttttttttttgtacatttaCATGCATATTTTATTCTAGTGATGCAAGATGTGAATTATTAAGGAGACGGAAAATCACACTTTTGCATAAAGCTAAATCCAATTTTGATCACACACAAAACTTATTTTTCTCGGGTTGCCACGTACGTTATTTGTCCTGTCGTTGAAGGAAAATAATATGACAGCAGCATTAACTTTTAATTAATAATGAttaacttttgaaaaattcttgTGTTGTACACGGTTTCGACACACTTCAGTCTCTACATATTAGAGTCTAGATTCATGGAGGCTGGAGCCACCACAATTAtctgaaaatgggcacgataaaACTGGTTATATCcttcctatttttacatttttgtccatttaaacagtatcaaaatctaactgtccatttcacccgaaaattgttgattttgatctttttaaccaattttgtgatgaaTTTGCTCCCACTAAGAAAAATATCTGGTTCCGTCACCGAAAATAAATACAACAAGAACCGCAAACAAGTCAAAAGTCTACAACAGTTGTGGATCGATCATGTAGGAGTGACAAGTTTTACATGTTTCATGCTCCAAACAAATTCGCACGGCTTCATGCTGCACATCACATCTCTTCAAGTCTCAAGTCGACAAAGAATAGTGGACCCTCCAAACAAACCCCACAGATCAAGACTCTTTACCCACTCTCCCAATGCCAACTCCAACCTAACACCACCTCCTTTCCGAACCCTAAATTATGAACCATTTTtttggaccatggtttttttgtgggGATTATGATTCTATTTTAGGTAAGACATTATAAGTAATCCTAAATCATCCCTTATCTAAATGTTTTTCTTAATACCAAACTTACCCTCCTTAATTAATTAAATGTGTTagtttaatgattaattagttattaattaatgattagtaatgattaatgattagttaccattaagaagttctattacaaaaaaaaaattgaaaattttctttgcgaaaatttttaattttttttgcgattaagttcggttacccaaatttatgaccaaaaacgaacttaatgattagtgattagtaagtgtagtaatgattagtgattagtatgattagttaccagtaaaaagttcggttacaaaaaatgaaatttttccttgcgatcaaaccgaactatatatttggtgtgaccattaaatagttcggttacaaaaatatttgaaacttttacgatcaaaccgaacttaaagttcggttgAGAAATTTTTTTGTGACGTAACCGAACAGTTAGGAAATATTTGTTGCGACGTTTTCGGTTAGGAAATTTTTttacgacgtaaccgaactattgttcggttgggaaatgttttttgtgacgtaaccgaactgaccagttcggttgggaaatgttttttgccaCGTAACCGAACTGATGTTCGGTTGGGAGTTAtttttgcgaaatagccaaactgttcatcattttcattacgttcggttagttcgacaaagtttttacataattcctagccgaactttactctgcaacttccatttttaactcattttgatggttaatactcatttttttcaaccaaaaaccaATGACaaataatgggtttgtgagaatacctttgttaatgatttaaattaagttatatatatagaggtggtggtggttggtggtggtggtagtcggaggtggtagtggtgggcggcggcggtggtgggaggaggtggtggttatgtaTATATAGGTAGTTATTagcatggtttttaaaagcgtacaCTTCACGCTTCCGAGcgtacgcttcgcttcaaatttcagcatttcgctcTGAAGCGGTCATGTGAAGCGCATCTTTCATGAAGCGTACGCTTCACACTTCAGAGCATACGCTTCGCTTCGAATTTCAGCATTTCGCTCCGAAGCGGTTATGTGAAGTGCGTTTTTTGACTTAGTCAACTTCTTTCGCGCCTAATTTGTAAAGCTTctagaagaaaaatatgaatGTTTAAGGGGGAATCAAACACCCCACCTCTCACTCGCCTGGAGAAGGTTAAATTGATGTGCACACGCTTTGTTTTTGATAATAATTagacttatataaaatttatatagatatgatcttcctaataaatttataattactagttacgactaatttatttataacaaaaaatctgcttcaaacatcaaccatgaagcgacgcttcacgcttcgatatacgcatcgcttc
The sequence above is a segment of the Papaver somniferum cultivar HN1 unplaced genomic scaffold, ASM357369v1 unplaced-scaffold_125, whole genome shotgun sequence genome. Coding sequences within it:
- the LOC113331199 gene encoding uncharacterized protein LOC113331199; its protein translation is MKSLHFITRFSSISLNLCFIFITLFPSLISSQTCEKLCGDQKLKYPFGSGQGCGDPRFQKFVTCDRAQKKLMLNTHTGTYRITSIDYTNLTIYIQDPSMSTCSSSQPSKGFGLDWDAPFTFLDSNVFALLDCSTASSPLYTSRTSLNGNGTNSTTAGSGNIVPLCDREGGPICSLLYSCPTISRLNLPISTCCVYTPLDLGPAYEIDLQKLECSSYASIYSFNGKDSNPQGWKYGIGLKYRFSVKNDFPSACSICEKSNGVCGYTGTYNAFICSCVGGVNSTSDCYASASMRNDGQKILPWHMRTWLASSMTLFLIGVLF